The following proteins come from a genomic window of Dermacentor albipictus isolate Rhodes 1998 colony chromosome 8, USDA_Dalb.pri_finalv2, whole genome shotgun sequence:
- the LOC135916298 gene encoding uncharacterized protein isoform X4, which produces MYRNYYSDAHFGGTAKCVKYSKVGRYENFTSRAIVTYAGQGSTTGQLNLDSAECYVAKDKFGYIPDDPTLPPISFYLIYTDCVTCSVIRHRYAGDGYGCTYWRRTDALQKPDDCCEFIYAENCGLSPKYQIYDSSCGK; this is translated from the exons ATGTACAGAAATTATTACTCTGACGCACATTTTGGAGGAACGGCGAAGTGCGTCAAGTACTCAAAGGTTGGCAGATATGAAAACTTCACTTCACGAGCCATTGTCACTTACGCAGGCCAAGGATCAAC GACAGGCCAGCTTAATCTCGATTCTGCAGAGTGCTACGTAGCCAAGGACAAGTTCGGCTACATTCCAGATGACC CAACCCTGCCGCCAATATCGTTCTATCTCATCTACACTGACTGCGTGACATGCAGCGTTATTAGACATCGATATGCTGGGGACG GTTATGGATGCACTTATTGGAGACGTACGGATGCGCTGCAAAAACCAGACGACTGCTGCGAATTCATCTACGCCGAGAATTGCGGCTTGTCGCCGAAATACCAGATCTATGACTCATCTTGCGGGAAATAG